From Cygnus atratus isolate AKBS03 ecotype Queensland, Australia chromosome 1, CAtr_DNAZoo_HiC_assembly, whole genome shotgun sequence, the proteins below share one genomic window:
- the LOC118259762 gene encoding olfactory receptor 52B2-like codes for MPPFNLSSLTPATFILAGIPGMEKSHIWISIPFCSMYLAALLGNGALLFVVRTERSLHQPMYLFLSMLAVTDLMLSTTTVPKMLALFWFSAGEISFGACLTQMFFLHFSFSAESVILLAMAFDRFVAICYPLRYAAVLTQSAVVKTGLVALLRSFCIIFPCVFLLKRLPFCGHNVIPHTYCEHMGIARLACADISINILYGLAVPFAAIVLDVVLIAVSYVLILQALFRLLSRTARHKAFNTCVSHVCVIFLFYIPAFFTILTHRFGQEIPHHVHILLANLYVLFPPLLNPIVYGVRMQQIKEKFMKVFLCPSVHFLQE; via the coding sequence ATGCCACCATTCAACCTTAGCAGCTTGACTCCAGCAACTTTCATCTTGGCTGGCATCCCGGGCATGGAGAAGTCACACATCTGGATCTCGATCCCCTTCTGCTCCATGTATctggctgccctgctgggaAATGGTGCCCTGCTGTTTGTTGTGAGGACAGAACGAAGCCTCCACCAGCCCATGTACCTCTTCTTgtccatgttggctgtcactgACCTGATGCTGTCAACCACGACTGTGCCCAAGATGCTGGCTCTGTTCTGGTTCAGTGCAGGGGAGATCTCCTTCGGCGCCTGCCTGACCCAGATGTTCTTCCTGCACTTCAGTTTCTCGGCGGAGTCTGTGATCCTGCTGGCCATGGCCTTTGACCGGTTTGTGGCCATCTGCTACCCCCTGCGCTACGCGGCTGTGCTGACGCAGTCAGCTGTTGTCAAAACAGGGCTGGTGGCTTTGCTGAGAAGTTTTTGCATCATTTTCCCGTGTGTATTCCTGCTGAAGCGCCTGCCCTTCTGCGGGCACAATGTCATCCCGCACACCTACTGCGAGCACATGGGCATCGCCCGGCTGGCCTGCGCGGACATCTCCATCAATATTCTGTATGGCCTTGCAGTGCCTTTCGCAGCAATAGTGCTAGATGTTGTGCTCATTGCTGTCTCCTATGTCTTAATTCTACAGGCATTATTCAGACTCCTTTCCAGGACTGCCCGACACAAGGCTTTCAATACCTGTGTGTCTCATGTTTgtgttatatttcttttctatattcctgcttttttcactattttaacACACCGCTTTGGTCAGGAAATCCCGCACCATGTCCACATTCTACTGGCCAACCTGTACGTGCTCTTCCCCCCCCTGCTGAACCCCATCGTGTATGGGGTGCGGATGCAACAGATAAAAGAGAAGTTCATGAAAGTGTTTCTCTGCCCCTCAGTTCATTTTCTGCAAGAATAA
- the LOC118259780 gene encoding ubiquilin-1-like has product MSESKGDSQPLVTMDSSDVIKVTVKTLKQKEQFEVAQSSTIQEFKEDIAKRFKTPPNLLVLIFAGKVLKDQDTLSQYGVHNGVSIHLVIRSQKRPQEGLPDQGAATTLMQPPSRSNSNLILSSELDLNTINNNTFLQGFLLGVTGVNILGLDSTDVSDLVSSIEGQDVFVHGLISEVAQSTFVQNILANASLVRDIIMSNPQVQQLAEQNPEIGHILTNPHTIREILEAYSSPAVMQEMVRNHDLAMNNLESIPGGYSALEQLYREIEEPILDAVQAQIGNNLFAPPDSNLSLNGAQLPARTENRRPLPNPWALQSNRASDIVCDCDGQLANSGTDESLIVLSLGPAAGVVVSNSGEAQSMVQQLTGNAELMQNLEDALTNPNGPAQMLLNSDHTSRNENSPPQDQSAQQLPPEMENAEISSLLRNPRALQALLQVQLGLQILTTEAPDFMLSLGDSHVELDLESMDDSTQSNESEDDVSLVSEQGEEEDQTEMDEQAPQIRYERQMQQLHAMGFQDQRANLQALMDAEGEINAAAEILAKAPSSNKIP; this is encoded by the exons ATGTCTGAAAGCAAAGGGGATAGTCAGCCTCTTGTCACCATGGATTCCTCAGATGTCATCAAAGTGACTGTAAAAACCCTCAAACAGAAGGAGCAGTTTGAGGTTGCTCAGAGCAGCACCATCCAGGAGTTTAAGGAAGACATTGCCAAGCGTTTTAAAACTCCCCCTAATCTCCTGGTGCTGATATTTGCTGGAAAAGTCCTCAAAGATCAAGATACTCTGAGCCAGTACGGAGTCCACAATGGGGTCAGCATCCACCTTGTCATCAGGTCCCAAAAGAGACCACAGGAGGGCCTGCCAGATCAAGGAGCTGCAACCACCCTGATGCAGCCTCCCAGCCGCAGTAATTCCAATTT GATCCTCAGTTCAGAGCTGGATCTGAACACCATCAACAACAACACGTTTTTGCAAGGGTTCCTCCTTGGGGTGACAGGTGTAAATATCCTAGGCCTGGACTCAACAGATGTGTCGGACTTGGTGAGTAGCATTGAAGGACAAGATGTGTTTGTGCATGGCTTGATAAGCGAGGTGGCGCAGAGTACCTTTGTGCAGAACATCCTTGCCAATGCCAGCCTTGTCAGGGACATCATCATGTCCAACCCTCAggtgcagcagctggctgagcaAAATCCTGAGATTGGTCACATTCTCACCAACCCACACACTATAAGGGAAATATTAGAGGCCTACAGCAGCCCTGCTGTAATGCAAGAGATGGTAAGGAACCATGATCTGGCCATGAACAACCTCGAAAGCATCCCTGGTGGGTACAGTGCTCTGGAGCAGCTCTACAGGGAAATTGAGGAGCCCATCCTGGATGCTGTGCAGGCACAGATAGGCAACAACTTGTTTGCTCCACCAGACAGTAACCTGTCCCTGAATGGAGCCCAGCTACCAGCCCGGACTGAAAACCGGAGGCCATTACCCAACCCATGGGCTCTGCAGTCCAACAGAGCCAGTGATATTGTATGTGACTGCGATGGACAATTGGCAAACAGCGGCACAGACGAGAGTCTTATTGTGCTGAGTTTGGGTCCTGCAGCAGGTGTGGTGGTCTCCAACTCAGGGGAGGCCCAGAGCATGGTCCAGCAGCTAACAGGAAATGCAGAACTCATGCAAAACCTGGAGGATGCGTTAACAAACCCCAACGGTCCAGCACAAATGCTGCTGAATAGCGATCATACatcaagaaatgaaaactctCCACCTCAAGATCAAAGTGCACAGCAGCTACCACCAGAGATGGAGAACGCTGAGATTTCGTCCTTGCTGAGAAACCCCAGGGCGCTGCAGGCATTGCTGCAGGTCCAGCTGGGATTACAGATCCTCACCACAGAGGCACCAGATTTCATGCTGAGTTTGGGGGACTCGCACGTGGAGCTGGATCTGGAAAGCATGGACGACTCGACACAAAGCAATGAGTCTGAGGATGATGTAAGTTTGGTGTCAGAACAGGGTGAAGAAGAAGACCAGACAGAGATGGACGAGCAAGCACCACAGATCAGATATGAGAGACAAATgcagcagctccatgccatGGGCTTCCAGGACCAACGTGCAAACTTGCAGGCTCTGATGGATGCAGAAGGTGAGATCAATGCAGCAGCTGAGATACTGGCAAAAGCACCGTCATCAAACAAGATACCATAA